Below is a genomic region from Hemiscyllium ocellatum isolate sHemOce1 chromosome 24, sHemOce1.pat.X.cur, whole genome shotgun sequence.
AAGTGACcgagttcctgtgtcccattcagAAGTGGAAAAAAAAGCCAGTGATTCACTTTCAAAGGGTTACATGCGCAAGGTTGATGCAGGAATTGGAACAGAAAAGGAATCCCATTAATAGGAGAGCGGAGTTACCCACTATCAAACTGGTCTAACACATTAATTCAATTTCTAAACTACAGTCACTCACACATACGTTGTTTAAAAGGAAGCCAACGGGGACAATTTTTTCAACATGGTTTTCATGGATATTTGTTGCGTCTTCCCGGAGTTATGGCTGTGCCATCAAGAGATTAGAtcctggctcagtggtcagcactgctgccttacaacaccagggatctgggtttgattccaccttcacacgattgtctgtgtggagtttgcacattctccctgtgtctacgtgggtttcctcctgcagtctgaagatgtgcagattaggtggataggccatgggaaatgcagagttagagatggggtgggatactcttttgaGGGTCTGTGtcgactcaatgggccaaatggcctgcttctacactacaGGAATTCTAcgattgtttttgttttttcaTAGAAATTTTAACGTTTTACTGACAGAAAAGCCTCTTAAAGGATCATTTGTCAAATACTTAGTATCTATAAACCATGTTACATTACTTTTGACACATAACACAAGGTGACTTTGGCTcaggtgattagcactgctgtctcaccttgattcccaccttgggcgactgtccatgtggagtttgcacattctccctgtgtctgcgtggatttcatccgggtgctctggtttcctcccacaatccaaagatgtgcaggctaggcgaattggctatgctaaattgcccatagtgctaggtgcattcgtcaggggtaaatgtagggtaggggaatgagtctgggtgggctactcttcagagggtcggtatggacttgtcaggccgaagggcctgtttccatactgtaggaaaccTAATCTAAAAACCATCCACTCTAAAAAGAATTCACTGATTCTGAGAATAAATACATTTCACACTCATTGAATTATAGGAGGGGTAAAGTCTTTAGGATTTGTGTCCAAGCAGTTTTGGCCAAGAACTGAGAGCTCTTCCAAGTTCAAGTCTTCAGAATTTTGCTTCGGTGTAATCAGACCGGGTAAGTTTGGGTCCACACAGTGTAGCCAAAAGTTTGCACAACTTGCATGATAATGGCAACCATTATGCAAAACTGAATGTTCCGTATCACTGAAATCCTGTAAAAATGAGAATGTGGATTAGGAGTTGAGGATGTTTGAGACCCAACTACACAGTAGGAGCATTCAGCACATGCAGatgatttgtttttattaattTGGACCAATTGTGGTGGCCAGGAGTCATCAGTATGACAATAACTCTGATTAGCTCTTGGGCAGGTGGATAGTTAGTGTGTGGACAATACAGGGAGAGAAGGTCTCCAGGCTGCATGAGACAGCATcactttttcccctctctccacaGTGAAGTAACCAAAACTAGAAGGTAGTTTGCTCTTCTCTTCCACCATTTGCTATATGGTACTGCCAGTCACCagtgggcagcacaatggctagcaatgctgcctcgcagcgctagggaaccaggttcaattccaccctcagatgactgtctgtgtggggtttgcacacttTCTCTGCatttgcatggatttcctccaggtgctctggttcctaTAACAGTCAaaagattggccatgggaaatgcaagctgacagagagggggtgtgtctgagtgggatgcaCTGAGGAGgattgatatgggccaaatggtctgcttccacactgtgaagGGTTCTATGATTAATCAGTGACTAAAAGACTGAACAATTCATATACTAATTACCCCATGTCTCCATCAAAGAACTGAAATCAGGGGGGCTCCGAAGTCACAGAAGGAACATCTCATCAAAGCCTGCAGACTTGGTATTATTGAACTGTTTCCCCCAATATGTTGTTCTTCTACCCATATCATCCATGTCTGtttggtgtgtctgtctgtatgtgtgcaaaAGGGTTTAACAAGGGGCTAGAGTTTCAGCTAGTTGGGATACATGTTGATAATTCATATTTTTGTCTGCTCCTAGTTAAAACTGATTTGTTGCAATAAACAATAGTGCATGTTATGTAGCAAACCTGGTTGGTTTTTAAGAGACCATCAAGCATGCAAATTGGGGGCTTTGAGTAATTTGTTTAGATCATTAATTTTTGAGACAACCCCAAGAGTTGTGGGGCTGGAATATCAAAGCAATTCCCTGAAGTGTACAGCAAGATAGGCCTGAGGATTGGCAACGTTTTAGAAATCAACAAACGGCTATCAAAGAGAGTTTCTAAAAAGGTGAAAAGTATAATATGAAAGTGGGCTAGTGAGGACTGCGGGATCCTttacaaatatatttttaaaaatcggctaaagtaaacattggtccctTTGAAGCAGAGACAAGAGAAATTAGCATGGGaatgaagaaatggcagagattTTGAACAAGTATTTCGTCTATCTTCACAAAGAGAACACCAATAAGAATGAAGGAACAAAAGTCATTAATATCAGCAGAGACAAAGGATTGGAGTAACAAAGTTCTAAATGCCAACCACTACCCAGGACTTAATGACCTACACCCTAAGGTTCTGAAGATGTTGCTGTAGAGATAGTGGTTCTGAATTTATAAATTACTTAGGTTATAGAGGATTTCAAATTTGAAAATGTAACACCCCAATTCAAGAAATTATGATAAGAAAATGTGGAACTATTCGTCAAATAGCATGACATCAGTCATCAGAAAGATGCTAgagtctattattaaagaggtCTTAACAATGCACTTAACATCAATGTGATTAGACAAAAATCAACAGAGTTTTATAAGGGGAAGTTATTACTTCTTTGGGATTCAAAGGCATGGGTGAATTGAGGAGGAcaagtagatgtagtgtacttgAATTTAAAAAGACATTCAACAAAAGGTGCCACACTGAAGATTAATATGCATGCAAGGTGCTTGTGAAATTGAAgttaatatattggcatggatagataaTTTGTGATTGGACAAGTTGGAGACTgggcattttcaagatggcagatGAGACCACCAATACAGTGCCATAACAATTAGCACCGTTGCCTCTGCCAGTTACTATCTGTAATAATGACTCAGATTATGAGAAACAGTAATGCATTTAGATCTGCTGATAGTACAGAgacagatgaggacagagaagctgCAAAATGAAATAGTTTAAGCAAGCAGGTAATGGGAAATAAATGGGGCATAATGTAGCAAAGTGAGAAATTATTCATTTTTGTAACAGCATaaaaattgaacatttttaaaaagacattagaCTTGTGATTCTTGGTTGTTCACGGCTATTCATGTAAGTCCAACTTTAGGAGAACAAAGAACACATTGGCCTTTATTGGGAGAGGATTGGAGTGCAGTACAGGAATAAGGAAGTCTTATTTTAATTGTATGGAACTTTGAGACCACCCCGATGTAGTGATCAAAATTGTAAATTGAAGGAAGGATTGCATAGTGATGGGAGTTTCTTAGATTGGTCTCTGGATGAGCAGCTGGAGTAAACTGGGCCTACATGCTTTGGCATagggaagaatgagaagtgaccttgGTTGAAATACAGGAGTTTCTGAAGGGGCTTCCTGAGGTGGACACAGAGGTTGCCTATCTAAGCTGGGGAATCTAGAACAcgaggacacagtctcagaatcaGGTCTAGTCACGTAGGACGAAGTAGTGGTGAACTTTCTTCACTAGGATTGTATCTGtgcaccacagaaggctgtggctGCTACCTCAAAGAATAAAGTCAAGACAGAGTGATGGAATTTGATCTCTCAGGAAACTGAGGcatatggagagcaggcaggaggagattagccatgatcatggtgaatgacagagcaggcatgAGGTGCTAAATGACCTATTCGCATTTATATTCCTAATGTTGCTAAAATGTATGTTAAAAATAATAGACTTACATTAGGCTTATTCAGTGTTCTGAGCAGACATACTCCACAGATTTCATTTTGTGCATTTTCTGAAGCAGTTAGAGCTGAAAAGTCTAGTGTAGATTCAGCAGGCTGCAGAAtatcaaaataaattttaaaattcctGTAAGCTAGAGAAACATTGCATGCATGCATTTCAACTAAACGAGGATGCATCTTGGCTGGTTATTTGTGATAGAGAGGGGTTGTAATTTAGTGTGCTAGAACACAAAACAAACCTAAACTAATACACTTTCCACAAACAAGTTTCTTCAATAAAAACTGTCTCAATGGAGTTCTGCTAAGTGCCACTAGATGGCAGGCTCCACAAACTCTTGAAATATGACAGATGCAGACAATGCCTGATGAAGGGGGGGGCATCCTCTGACCTGCTCACTTTGAATTTATAACCAAAACTGCTGACCTAATCTTGTAAAGGGCCCATATGCCACAGCCATGTACGCTTTAGTGTCAGGAAGAATCATGATTAACCCCAATCTATATCTGTTCTCACAAAGTACTCCCACTTGTAAGTGGACAAATATTTGCATACAAAAATCCGAATATGTATTTACAGCAAAGTGATTTTCATTGACTAAATCACCATTTGCTGCACAACACCATGCGTCAGACTCTTGTTTCTCTTGGTCAGGTTTTTCAGAGGTTGTTCTGCAAATGTTTGATGGGGATGTACAGAAGCAAGTCTTACGCAGATTTGCTCCTCAAAGTATTTGTTAACCCAAAGGTGCAGCCAAATATGTTGGGCATCAGGCTGCAGACAGGACAACCTATCTGGGTCAAAAGTGTTCTTTAAGTAAGTCTTcacctgatctgacctacatgtaacttCAGACCCTCAACTCTCAAGGAGAAATAATGATGGACAAGATGATGTCCTCATCTGACGAATGCATTGAAATTGCTGGATCAGCAGGGATTTAATGAGCGCTGGATTTTCAATTTACTGATTGCCTCATGACGTAAATCTCAAGGAACAATTTGACTCTGTAGTTTGCCTTGCAGTGCTGTTACTTCACCCCTGACCACGCACAGTTTGCTACTTGGGAGACAAAAAGTCCTGTGTTCTACAAAAAGATACAAAGCTGTTTACTCATCCTGTGACGCACAgaatatatttttttttcttttttggaaTCCTGACGTGCACATTCAATCTGACAAGACTGCTCAAGTGGAAACAAAAGCTATCCCATAATTCAGGCACTGCCCACGGTTGAAAACTATAGGAGAGTCGATGGGATATATCAAGCTCTGGTGATCCAATCTCAGGTGCTAAAGGCCTAGCGATTACAGAGGCAACCAAGGCTCATTGCAATCTACAGATTAGGTCCTCGTGATCTGAAGGAACCAAAAATATTGCGTCGCCAGTTTCAGGAAGTTGAGAGAATAGTTTAAATAGGACTTAGTATCAAGTCTGTTTTGAGATTTTAGAAGCATTAAAGTTAATTCATATTATTTACATTTTGTCTGCATTTAAGGCAAGTTGTAGCAAACAGAACAAGGACAATTCAGTTTCCATTTACAGTCACATTTACAGTCACATTTACAGTCACATTTACAGTCACATTTACAGTCACATTTACAGTCACATTTAAcctgtgcatttggaaaggcgagaactgattagggatagtcaacgtggctttgtgtgtgggaaatcatgtctcactaacttgattgagtttttttgaatagATGACAAACAAGATTGAAGGCAGAGAGCAGTAGGTGCTCtctatgtggagaaagtgaggactgcagatgctggagatcagagttgagagtgtggtgctggaaaagtacagcaggtcaggcagcatccgagaggcaggagagttgacatttcgggcaaacagGAATGAGGGTGTGAGCCGAGGGGGGTGGTGAGATGAGTGGGAGCTCCCACTCTTACTTCAACACCTGATAACTCCACAACAAACACCGAAggtactggagaagctcagcaggtctggcagcatctgtgtagagtgAAACAAAGTTAGCGATCGGAGTTCAGTATGATGGTGCTGAAGACAACTCATCAAACCAAGCGTGCTCCTGCTCTtacaaagatatacaggcaaaaaaataaaaaaaggacaaaaatgtATATTGCAGGTTTAGCCAGTCCAACGTCACTACCAGAGTCTATTGAAGTTGCTTCCTTGGTTTCTTCATTTTCCTATTTATATTACTTTGTTTGGAGCTGTTGCACTACTGTGCTATAAAGAATACATTATCCTGCCTCCAGCAAAATTGGATGTCAGGCTTAAGACATACCCAAGTGCAAGACTAATTTGAGAATGCAAGTTCTCTGCATCAAGGCAGATCTGACTTAGAGCAGTACAACTTCTACCACAGGTATGACAAGGAGGCAGGTGAGGTAGACAATCAACTATGATCTAAGTGAATGGTGGAGGACACTGAAATGGGCTGGATGGTTTACACAAGCTCCTGTATTACAATGTCATCATGTACCTTCCTTGGCCATTGGGGGAGGCAATAGCATATTGCTAATTTCACTGGACTGATAATCCACAgcaaaaacaaactgctggaaaaactcagcaggtctggcagcatctgtgaacagaaagcagaattaacctttatagtgcagtgacccttctttggaaTGTTCCAATAAATGGGCCCAAAATGTTGCAGTGAAAGCAACTTAACATCTACAGAGTTATTTcagcaatttcagatttccaggatcctgcagttctttgttttattttactggtAATCCAGAGCCTCAAGCTAACACTCAGGAGGGAGTGGGGCTCAGGGTCGAATCCCACCACCATTTGAGTtcaaggcagcatggtggctcagtggttagcacagttgcctcatagcacctgggttcgattcccgccgggggtgactgtctgtgtagagtttgcacgttctgcccgtgtctgtgtgggtttctgcccacaatcacaaagatgtgcagcttaggggaattggccatgctgaattgcccatagtgttcagggatgcataggttaagtgcattagtcaggggtaaatgttgggtaatgggtctgagtgggctaCTCTCTGGAGGATTGGtggagacttgttgggccaaatagcctgtttccacactgtaaggattgtattctaaaaatctggaattaaaagtaacTGTCAATTATCATAACAATAACCCATTTAGTGAGAAATGTGCAATTCTTACATGGTCCAGCCTATGTACGACTCTAGATCAGAAATAAGGTATAggtcctctgaaatgacctaacaagtcagtcagtcagtcagtcagctcAAGAGAACCAAGGATGGGTAATACATTTCTGGCTTAGTCAGTGATTGGACAATTTTCTTTAAAAGTGACCTACTACAGGACTTGAACATGAAGTTTCTGGTTCAAAAGGATGGACACAGTCCTGCCCCAAGTCTTCCAAGAGTCAAGTCATCAATAATTCAACCACTGTGGGCCTGACATAGGCAGTAGTACAAACAACGACATTGGAAAATGAAAAGTTTCTTGTTTCATTTACACATCAGTAAACTGCTTTCATTTGCAACATGATATTCATCTGTGGAATGATGCACAACCAAAGTATGTAACTTTTCTATTTTAGAAATTTTTTGTTTTACAATGCATGTTTTAAATTTCCAACTTAATTTACTCCTCTTGTTGGAATTGGGACATCTGCATTTTAGAAGCCTGCTTATTCTAAAATGTGGAGGACTCACAGTTAAATATCAGGCTCTAGATCACCAAAAATGTAAGAAATGCTTCTGGAATGAGATCATTTGCTTATCAATGTCCTTGAAAATTTAAATGGAGTAAATAAAAAGCAAAGCAGTGTCATATGAACACTTGAAACATCTTTCAAGAATGTGACATGCAGTAATTtctagtcttaaatatacttaccATCATTCGTAACACAGAAGGGTTAAATGATACGAAGGCCTGCACATTGTTCCAGATTATCTCAATGTCCCTCAGACTCTTCTGCAGTGTTTCAGTGCTAATACTTAGAGATTTCATTCCACTTTCCACTCTCTTCGCCACTCTGTACACCTCAGTAATGCCtgggaatttaaaataaaagcgaATAGTATGATCATGCTCTGGGTGGACAAGCATCATTTGTACATCCTGTGGGAACGTCTATGAAAAACATCAGCGATTCTTTTGTATGATCTGTCAAGTTGTCATCTCGAATACTTGTCTCAAGACATCTAAGTTTCAGTATAATTTTCCTCAAATGTTAATATCTGCCCTGGGTATCTACAGAAAGGCAAGCTGTTCAATTCAAATGATCAACATATGGATCTGGATTTTCCCGTAGAGCTGGAAAGCATGATTTGCATACTTTTGCATCTTCACAAACAACTGCAAGATTTTACCCACGTTAGACTTCACCTCATTGGCACCTTTGTGTAATTAATAAGGCTCAAGTTATCAAAGGGTACAATACACGGTTTTGGGGATGGAAAGTTTTCATTTGAACATATCACTTGGATTTTGTCAAGCATTTGGCATTTAAGAATCCAACACAGCGATAAAGGATCAACAAGGAAAACACTGGGTTTGGGTTTGGGATGTGTTTTATATTTGGGCTCCAGATGGCATGAAGCAGAGGCCTAAGCTGGAGTACCTTTTGGCTAGAAATCTGAGCAAGAAGAATTGTAAAAGAAAAAACTACAAGGCAAGGTTGGGAAGCTGTGAGTATTCTTCAAGGATTAGAAACATTTGCAAAGAAATTTTGGGGACAATAATAACAGGTGGACAGATTTGGGCTGAATGCTGCAAACATTGTTTTCATTAAGGGTGTTAAAAAATAGTACACACACCAGGGGTCTTTGCTCC
It encodes:
- the LOC132827171 gene encoding synergin gamma-like; amino-acid sequence: MESKESIMEDKVNSLQKCLNSIYKVIRTANDTLCAISKPSVCSEVLLSPQGIAYISGITEVYRVAKRVESGMKSLSISTETLQKSLRDIEIIWNNVQAFVSFNPSVLRMMPAESTLDFSALTASENAQNEICGVCLLRTLNKPNDFSDTEHSVLHNGCHYHASCANFWLHCVDPNLPGLITPKQNSEDLNLEELSVLGQNCLDTNPKDFTPPIIQ